A DNA window from Comamonas fluminis contains the following coding sequences:
- the nadA gene encoding quinolinate synthase NadA encodes MPIKTVEFDHPKTGGSCSTAQAWARVLPEQNPQQLQQTAQRIKALLAERNATLVAHYYVDGALQDLARETGGCVGDSLEMARFGSEHPATTLIVAGVRFMGETAKILSPEKTILMPDGDATCSLDLGCPAEEFSQFCDQHPDRTVVVYANTSAAVKARADWVVTSSVGQDIVAALHARGEKILWAPDRHLGGHIQRETGADMLLWQGSCVVHDEFKADELQALADAHPEAAILVHPESPAAVTALADVVGSTTQLIAAVGRLPTNTFIVATDQGILHDMRLRYPGKTFLAAPTAGTGGSCKSCAFCPWMAMNSLQGVEQVLRQGSGAIELDATLGRAARKPIQRMLDFAAARKQNVQASGDMVLDTALFHQFGPA; translated from the coding sequence ATGCCAATCAAGACCGTAGAGTTCGATCACCCCAAAACCGGCGGCAGTTGCAGCACCGCCCAGGCCTGGGCCAGAGTGCTGCCAGAGCAAAACCCCCAGCAATTGCAGCAGACGGCCCAGCGCATCAAGGCCTTGCTAGCCGAGCGCAACGCCACGCTGGTGGCCCATTACTACGTGGATGGTGCGCTGCAGGACCTGGCCCGCGAAACCGGCGGCTGCGTGGGCGATTCGCTGGAGATGGCGCGCTTTGGGTCTGAGCACCCAGCTACTACTTTGATAGTGGCTGGCGTACGCTTCATGGGCGAGACCGCCAAAATTCTGAGCCCCGAGAAAACCATTCTCATGCCCGACGGCGATGCCACCTGCTCTCTCGACCTGGGCTGCCCTGCTGAGGAATTCAGCCAGTTTTGCGACCAGCACCCGGACCGCACCGTGGTCGTTTACGCCAACACCAGCGCTGCCGTGAAGGCGCGGGCCGACTGGGTCGTCACCTCCTCGGTGGGTCAGGACATCGTGGCCGCCCTGCATGCACGCGGCGAAAAAATCCTCTGGGCCCCCGACCGTCACCTGGGCGGCCATATCCAGCGCGAAACCGGGGCCGACATGCTGCTGTGGCAAGGCAGCTGCGTGGTGCACGACGAATTCAAGGCCGATGAGCTGCAGGCCCTGGCCGATGCCCACCCCGAGGCCGCCATCCTCGTGCACCCCGAATCCCCCGCCGCCGTCACCGCACTGGCCGATGTGGTGGGCTCCACCACCCAGCTGATAGCCGCTGTGGGCCGCCTGCCCACCAACACCTTCATCGTCGCCACCGATCAGGGCATTCTTCACGACATGCGCCTGCGCTACCCCGGCAAAACCTTTCTGGCTGCGCCCACGGCGGGCACGGGCGGCAGTTGCAAAAGCTGCGCCTTCTGTCCCTGGATGGCCATGAACAGCCTGCAAGGCGTAGAGCAGGTCCTGCGGCAAGGCTCGGGCGCCATCGAACTGGACGCCACGCTGGGCCGCGCTGCCCGCAAACCCATACAGCGCATGCTGGACTTTGCCGCCGCCCGCAAGCAAAACGTGCAGGCCAGCGGCGATATGGTGCTGGACACCGCCCTCTTCCACCAGTTCGGCCCCGCCTGA